The genome window GCGAGCCGCGCTGCTGTGAGAAGCAGTCGTTGCAGTACACGGGCCGATCGCCGCGCGGTACAAATGGAACTGTCGTCGTCCGTCCACACTGCGAGCACGTCGTCTCGTGCTGAACGCGCTCGCGCTGCGTGTAGCCGCCTCCCCCGCCGTATCCTCCACCATTGCTGTAACTGTTGCTGTAGCTGCTGCCATACGATCGCTCGCTGGAGTAGCTATCGTTGCGCTGCGACTTGCGCGCGCGGCGGCAGTTCTGACAGCGCGTTGGGGCGTTGTCGAAGCCTTTTTGTGCGTAGAATTCTTGTTCGCCTGCCGTGAAGGTGAACTCCGTGCCACAGTCCCGGCACGTCAGAGTCTTGTCTGCGAAGCTCACGTCGAGCTCTCCTGAGTGAAAGAAACCCGTGTGGACGACTAAGATAGACCTGCGATGGTGGTGAGGACCAGTTCTGGGGGAACAGGAAACCGTCATTTGGGTTATTCGCGGGGGCCTAGCCAAGTACCACGGTCCTAGTATAGTCCATCGCATAGGCAAATGCAAGAGGTCAAAATCTTGCAATTTTCTTGTCGGTTGCGTCATTGCCGCTGCGCTGCGGCTATCCCGACGCCAGCTTATGTGCCCAGCGGGTGGTT of Herpetosiphonaceae bacterium contains these proteins:
- a CDS encoding zinc-ribbon domain containing protein, translating into MSFADKTLTCRDCGTEFTFTAGEQEFYAQKGFDNAPTRCQNCRRARKSQRNDSYSSERSYGSSYSNSYSNGGGYGGGGGYTQRERVQHETTCSQCGRTTTVPFVPRGDRPVYCNDCFSQQRGSRGPSRGGGGGGYNRY